From the genome of Anopheles moucheti chromosome 3, idAnoMoucSN_F20_07, whole genome shotgun sequence, one region includes:
- the LOC128302877 gene encoding collagenase-like yields the protein MQFYSTVLVVIGIVVVSAIESGVHQLPIKMIDDLEQDLRPLVADSNPLATDGYKVYPGQFPYHAQLYVIPQSSGPTLLYVGSLITPNYILTVTPSRNLNTYGYAILGFDDGSSEETQQRINYSQGGLQLHPTRDIATVRLDHPVTFTQFVQPIRLPSLSDTRTYEMMEGTIISRRLLTSRYLRNQIMSIADCQKEHPDRVIYSNHICTNTYVGGLFCNSVFGSGLIVEDENGPILVGALFSYNLCEYTYPLVYERLSEHRDWISMNSDYVFDF from the coding sequence ATGCAGTTCTATTCGACAGTTCTTGTTGTGATCGGTATTGTTGTGGTGTCTGCAATAGAAAGTGGCGTACATCAATTGCCAATTAAGATGATCGATGATCTTGAGCAGGATCTACGACCGTTAGTGGCTGATTCAAACCCACTTGCTACGGATGGATATAAAGTCTACCCCGGACAGTTCCCGTATCATGCTCAGTTGTATGTTATTCCTCAATCATCTGGTCCTACTCTCCTATATGTTGGCTCGCTCATCACACCGAATTACATCCTAACGGTTACGCCTAGCAGAAATTTAAATACTTATGGATATGCGATTTTGGGTTTCGACGATGGAAGCAGCGAAGAAACGCAGCAGCGTATCAACTACTCCCAAGGTGGTTTGCAGCTACATCCCACTCGTGACATCGCTACAGTACGTCTAGATCATCCAGTTACCTTCACGCAGTTCGTGCAGCCGATTCGTTTGCCCAGCCTATCCGACACCCGCACGTATGAGATGATGGAAGGTACAATTATATCAAGACGTCTCTTAACATCGAGATATTTGCGTAATCAGATAATGTCGATCGCTGATTGTCAGAAGGAGCATCCTGATCGAGTTATTTATTCTAATCATATTTGCACGAATACGTACGTAGGAGGATTGTTCTGTAACAGTGTGTTCGGTTCCGGTTTGATCGTTGAGGATGAGAATGGGCCAATACTGGTTGGAGCTCTTTTTTCTTATAATCTTTGTGAGTATACCTATCCGTTGGTATATGAACGATTATCTGAGCATCGTGATTGGATTAGTATGAATTCGGACtatgtgtttgatttttaa